The Pirellulales bacterium genomic interval TGTGTTGAAGGTCGGATTGTCTTCCAGCCGGCCGGTGAAGCCGCCGGCGTCGGTGTCGAGCACCTCGAAATCGAGCGCGTGCCGCCATGCGCCGCGATGGGTGATGCCGCCGTCGACGCCCTGCGTGATCACGCGCTGGCCCGAAAAGGGGCACGAAATCGTCGGCAGCCCCGCGTGCGGAAAGCGGGCCAGATTGAGCCGGAAGCGGCGAAAATTCTCCTCCGGCCGAAGCGACGCAGACCCGGCATGCAGATAGCCGCTCGTCGAGCGCATTCGCAGGGCATAAAGCAGCGTAAGAATAACGAAGTTGAACGGCAGCGCGAGCGGAGCAAAGCGGAGCGGGTGCTGAAAGAAGGTGATTTCCGCCACGGCAACGCCCGTGCAGGCCGCCGCGCCGAACGCCGCCAACAGCAGGCTGCTCCACGACGGCACAAAAAACACGCCGCCCAGCGCCATTCCGCAAAACAAGAAATTGAACGCGATATCCAGCGGATTGACCAGTCCCGCCGAAATTGGCATGACCGCCAGCATCGCCATCCCGGCGATGTATCCCACCACCGCGCACAGAATCGACAGCCGCGAGTAACAGAATACGGCCACGAGGATCGCCAGCCCGAGCGCCGCATGCGGCAAGAACACGATCGAGCCGAACGACCTCAAGAAGCACAACAACCAAGCCGGCAGCCCGCCCAGATCGGGCGCCAAGATCAAAAGCGGACCGGTCGCTGCCGGTGTCGAAAACGCAAACGCCAAATACACCAAGCCAAGCTGCACGATCACGAACGGCAAGCTCAGCGGCGGCAGGCCCAACTGATAATGCATGAAACTCGATAGCGCCACGGTGAACAATAGGGCCACGATCGAAGCCACGACCAGCAACAATGCGAGCGATGCAACCGGCAATTGCCGGCTCCAGCCGACGTATGCGACAGCCAGCGAAATCAACAACGAATTGAACAAATAATGGCCGTTGCGAATGAATCGCCGCTCGAAGCCAAGCCCGACCGCAGCGGCAAGCGAAATGAGCGTTCCGGCAAGTCCGATCAATCCAAGCCGCGGGGCGGCAAGCGTGCAGAGAAGAACCACGCCGCCGAGCAACGCGTTTTCGGAAAAGTAAATCGTCGCGTAGCTGGACAGCAGTGCGCCGACGGTCCATCGCCATGCGGGCTCGTCGTGAGATGGTTCGTGGAGCATAGGGGCGAGGGGCGAGGAGCGAGGGGCGAGGGACGAGGGACGAGGGACGAGGGGCGAGGGAAAGGAGCAACATTGTGTGCCACTGGCAAGCGCAGTCTGCCAGTGTGACCTGCCAGCCGACGATCAATTTTCCGTCTTCCGATCGGCGGCCGACGAATGCCCCGGCCGACGACGGGTCTGGGTTAAACAGCGCCAACCCGCGCTTCCACTGGCAGACTTCGCTTGCCAGTGGCATATGCAGTGGCATATGCAGTGGCATATGCAGTGGCACACGCAGTGGCACACGCAGTGGCACACGCAGTGGCATATGCAGTGGCATATGCAGTGGCACAGCAGTGGCATATGCAGTATCACTCACAGTGACATGCGGGCCGCCTACGGCCGGCCATTTATCGGTGCGTGACCATGTATATTTGCGGGTCGCCCGTTTAGCCTTGGGGGGAGCAATTCGAGCGCTTCGACGTGCTCCAGGTTTTCGCGTTGTCGGATCAGGTCGACCTGTCCCCCCGAGGCGACCATCACCACCGCGGGGCGATATGTGATGAACTGCATCGATTGCGTGATGTTGTAGGCACCGACCGGATGCAGCACCAACCGATCGCCCGGTTGCACGGCGGGCAGCGACACTTCGTCGCGCACCACGTCGATATTCATGCACAGCGGGCCGTAGAGCGTGGTCGGAAATTTTGCCTCGTCGCGCTGCCGCGCCGGGCGGATGTTGTATTTGTACCAGGCCGAGGTGTAGAGCAGGTTCACGCCCGCATCCAGGATTGCCGATTGTCGGCCTTCGCCGGTGCGGCGGGAATCGAGCACGGTCGTAATCAGATAGCCGGCTTCATCCACCAGCGCCCGGCCGGTTTCGAGATACAAAGTCGGCTTCGAGCGATCGGCCGGAAGATTTTCGTTCAACGTGTCGCAGATGGCTTCGGCATATTGCGTAAACGAAGGAGTGACTTCGCTGCCGGGCAGATATTGATAGTGCAACGTGCTTGCCGAGGCGAACCCACCGCCCAGGTTGAGATATTCCAGCGGCAGCGAAAACTGCTCGCGAAGCTGCCGGGCCAGATTCAACAGGGCCATGGCGGCCGTTTTGTATTGCTGCGGATCGAGAATGAAGGTGCCGATGTGGGCATGCAGGCCGACCAATCGCAAACCGTTGCTGGCGGCCAATCGCTCGAGCGTCCGCAGGGCATCGCCGTTTTCATACGAAAAGCCGAATTTTTTCCATGCCGGTTGATTGCCGGTTTCCATGGTGACGCGGATTGCCACGGGAATCTTTCGCCCCAACTCTCGGGCAACGCGTTCCAGGAGCACGATTTCCTGGGCATTGTCGATTTGAATCTTCGCACCTTCGCTGGCGGCGCGGCGAAGGATTTCGTAGCTCTTGTAGGGCCCGTTGAATATGATTTGGCTGCCGGGAATGCCATGCTTGCGGGCCTTCTCATATTCGAAATCCGACACGACCTCCGCAATCGAGCCCTCGCTATGAAACACGCCACAGATCGCACTTAAATAGTTCGTTTTATATGACCACGCGAATTGCACCTTCGGATAGCGAACGCTGAAGGCGCGATACGCATCGCGATATTTCTTCCGCAGCGACTCTTCCGAGAACACGTAGAGCGGCGAGCCATGCGCGCGCACCAGATCCTCGATGCCGACGCCGTCGATCTGGTCGAACGGCTGCTCGAGGCCCGCGGCCGCGACGTGTCCATGCTTGCTCATCAGGCCCGAGAGATTGCGGGCGATCGTGGGCGGGACGTATTTGGCTTTCATGGCGTTTTTGTGGGATGAGGATGGAAGAGGCTCACGGCGGAAATGGCTCACGCGGAGGCGGGGAGACGCACCGGAGACGACGGAGAAGACGATGGCAGTGGCGAAAATACTGCGGCGGGTGTGAGAGAAGGAGTGGTCGTATACGGGGCGGCGATTGAATTGGGAGGAGGCGCCGGCGCCGGCTCGAAATCCGTGGGGCGGAGGCGGCCGGTCATCGATAGTTCGCCGAGTTGGGCGATGTCGCCCATTAAGTCGACCGCATGGCGAATGAAAAATTTGCCGGTCGGGCAGTCGGGCAAATGCGACATCCGGCCCTGCGCCAATTGCTCGACGACTAGCGCCGGCAGATTGTGGCCGAACGTCGACGGAAAATCGACCCAGGCCGGAAACCGCGGGTTGATTTCGATCAGGTAGAACGATTCGGTGCGATCGTCGCGGATGAATTCGAGTTCCAACGGCCCGCGCCACTTCAATTCGCGAATCAGCGCGATGGCGGTGTCGTTTAGATTTTCGTCGCAGACGGTGATGCCGCCGAAACCTTTGCCGCGATCGGAGAGGATCGTTTTGCGCACGGCACAAAGGCCGCTCGCGGCCCCTTCGCCGTCGCCGACGGCCATGACGTTGAATTCGCCCCCCTCGACGCACTCTTGAACCACCGCCGGCCCGCCC includes:
- a CDS encoding alanine racemase, with product MKAKYVPPTIARNLSGLMSKHGHVAAAGLEQPFDQIDGVGIEDLVRAHGSPLYVFSEESLRKKYRDAYRAFSVRYPKVQFAWSYKTNYLSAICGVFHSEGSIAEVVSDFEYEKARKHGIPGSQIIFNGPYKSYEILRRAASEGAKIQIDNAQEIVLLERVARELGRKIPVAIRVTMETGNQPAWKKFGFSYENGDALRTLERLAASNGLRLVGLHAHIGTFILDPQQYKTAAMALLNLARQLREQFSLPLEYLNLGGGFASASTLHYQYLPGSEVTPSFTQYAEAICDTLNENLPADRSKPTLYLETGRALVDEAGYLITTVLDSRRTGEGRQSAILDAGVNLLYTSAWYKYNIRPARQRDEAKFPTTLYGPLCMNIDVVRDEVSLPAVQPGDRLVLHPVGAYNITQSMQFITYRPAVVMVASGGQVDLIRQRENLEHVEALELLPPRLNGRPANIHGHAPINGRP
- a CDS encoding urea transporter, which produces MLHEPSHDEPAWRWTVGALLSSYATIYFSENALLGGVVLLCTLAAPRLGLIGLAGTLISLAAAVGLGFERRFIRNGHYLFNSLLISLAVAYVGWSRQLPVASLALLLVVASIVALLFTVALSSFMHYQLGLPPLSLPFVIVQLGLVYLAFAFSTPAATGPLLILAPDLGGLPAWLLCFLRSFGSIVFLPHAALGLAILVAVFCYSRLSILCAVVGYIAGMAMLAVMPISAGLVNPLDIAFNFLFCGMALGGVFFVPSWSSLLLAAFGAAACTGVAVAEITFFQHPLRFAPLALPFNFVILTLLYALRMRSTSGYLHAGSASLRPEENFRRFRLNLARFPHAGLPTISCPFSGQRVITQGVDGGITHRGAWRHALDFEVLDTDAGGFTGRLEDNPTFNTPVLSPGNGVVARTVCDVEDRPIGASNFHHNWGNLAIIQLDGGSYAKLCHLKRNSLVVSEGQRVKAGDLIGYCGNSGRSPVPHLHVQLQATAGVGATTIPFRMRHYVETQDGQPQYHSAGIPAEHCRLKGAAMNDRLAALFDNLAYRRYSYQVHTAPCESPAQPATPDSTAEGRSDLKLRSLKASEPFSDDVDCSVDTLGNYVFRSSTGAVLTACIADKVFHTLDYTGSCDSVLFYIWLSLSRVPFIEDWGVRWTDCLDPRPLLSPWAAEALTLAGPFSSYPLVRVSSYLEPAEHSNGDGEADLLAICEIEHGIPSFAARTPIPTRIRVALSQARWIESIRAESAERTVTIEM
- a CDS encoding ATP-grasp domain-containing protein; the protein is MTSTNSSTITIAVSGLNAGENPQPGPGIIRSLRRRFDNVRIVGLCYDVMESGIYVAGGPDVVYRLPFPSIGSTALLARLEDVLAEQPIDIFIPTLDTELHGVLKLENELAARGVRMLLPRLEALRACRKSELPALARRSNCKTPTSINVVDESGLLAAATEIGYPLMVKGPFYGAYRVHDERTLIDRFASIIASWGGPAVVQECVEGGEFNVMAVGDGEGAASGLCAVRKTILSDRGKGFGGITVCDENLNDTAIALIRELKWRGPLELEFIRDDRTESFYLIEINPRFPAWVDFPSTFGHNLPALVVEQLAQGRMSHLPDCPTGKFFIRHAVDLMGDIAQLGELSMTGRLRPTDFEPAPAPPPNSIAAPYTTTPSLTPAAVFSPLPSSSPSSPVRLPASA